The following coding sequences are from one Humulus lupulus chromosome X, drHumLupu1.1, whole genome shotgun sequence window:
- the LOC133803141 gene encoding uncharacterized protein LOC133803141 has product MERKQGFFTALKEEMVRGLSPSRSRAKSPARSASPISGLLRRRKNHHVAPPDQLISRSGSFRPAEALSPLKEGPDGTDSEDSRMEGRWGNWMKGQLCRAPSVSCSTYKRSDLRLLLGVLGAPLAPVHVSTTEPLPHLSIKDTPIETSSAQYILQQYTAASGGQKLQNSIHNAYATGKVRMIASEFETANKVVKSKNSSKATESGGFVLWQMNPDMWYVELALGGSKVHAGCNGKLVWRHTPWLGPHAAKGPVRPLRRALQGLDPRTTASMFTNARCIGEKKINGEDCFILKLCADPLTLKARSEGPAEIIRHVLFGYFSQKTGLLIHLEDSHLTRIQNNGGDAAYWETTINSFLEDYRPVEGIMIAHSGRSVVTLFRFGETAMSHTKTRMEEAWTIEEVAFNVPGLSMDCFIPPAELRFASMSEACELPQGPTVKTTVAATAYRPKVTALEKSRDHNANNFVWKMDV; this is encoded by the exons ATGGAGAGGAAGCAGGGGTTTTTTACAGCTCTAAAAGAAGAAATGGTGAGGGGATTGTCGCCGAGTAGGTCGAGGGCGAAGAGTCCGGCAAGGAGTGCTTCCCCAATATCGGGTTTGCTCAGACGGAGGAAGAACCACCACGTGGCTCCACCGGACCAGTTGATCTCGAGATCCGGGAGCTTTAGGCCCGCCGAAGCCTTGTCGCCGCTCAAGGAAGGTCCTGATGGAACGGATAGTGAGGATTCGAGGATGGAAGGGAGGTGGGGTAACTGGATGAAGGGTCAACTCTGTAGGGCACCGTCGGTCTCGTGCTCCACCTATAAGAGGTCCGATCTGAGGTTGCTCCTTGGGGTCTTGGGTGCGCCACTGGCCCCGGTGCACGTTAGCACCACCGAACCTTTGCCTCACCTTAGCATCAAAGATACCCCCATT GAGACATCCTCTGCTCAATACATATTGCAGCAGTACACAGCAGCATCAGGCGGGCAAAAACTTCAGAATTCTATCCACAACGCGTATGCAACGGGGAAGGTGAGGATGATAGCTTCTGAGTTTGAAACTGCGAACAAGGTTGTAAAGAGCAAGAATTCGTCCAAAGCAACAGAGTCTGGTGGCTTTGTTCTATGGCAGATGAATCCAGATATGTGGTATGTTGAGCTTGCTCTAGGTGGCAGCAAGGTTCACGCTGGCTGCAATGGCAAGCTTGTGTGGAGGCACACCCCGTGGCTTGGTCCACATGCTGCAAAAGGACCTGTTAGACCCTTGCGTCGTGCTCTTCAG GGACTAGACCCAAGAACAACTGCTAGCATGTTTACCAACGCAAGATGCATTGGTGAGAAAAAAATCAACGGAGAAGATTGTTTCATCCTCAAGCTTTGTGCTGATCCTCTAACATTGAAGGCCCGGAGTGAAGGACCTGCTGAAATCATAAGGCACGTTTTGTTTGGCTACTTCAGCCAAAAAACAGGGTTGCTTATACACTTGGAAGACTCCCATCTGACCCGAATCCAAAACAATGGGGGTGATGCTGCGTACTGGGAGACCACAATTAATTCATTCCTTGAGGATTACAGACCAGTGGAGGGCATTATGATTGCTCACTCAGGACGCTCAGTTGTAACCCTTTTCAGATTTGGTGAAACTGCAATGAGCCACACAAAGACCAGAATGGAAGAGGCTTGGACAATTGAGGAAGTGGCTTTCAACGTCCCTGGCCTTTCAATGGATTGTTTCATTCCTCCAGCTGAACTAAGATTTGCTTCCATGAGTGAAGCCTGTGAACTGCCTCAGGGTCCAACTGTAAAGACCACCGTTGCAGCAACTGCATACCGACCGAAAGTCACTGCGCTTGAGAAATCACGAGATCACAATGCTAACAATTTCGTGTGGAAGATGGATGTCTAG
- the LOC133806005 gene encoding AT-hook motif nuclear-localized protein 23-like, whose amino-acid sequence MAGLDLGLASRFAQQLQRPDFHLQFPPDSDNHHHDINCNSHFNVNHDDDDDDNNNSGPHLDGGFDLISGHHQNSGDMASCRPRGRPPGSKNKPKPPMIITRESANTLQAHILEVRSGCDVFNSVATYVRKRQRGICVLSESGTVTNVTLWQPAATGAVVTLHGRFEILSLLGSFLPLPAPPGTTSLTVFLASGQGQLVSGNVVEALIAVGPVIVVASSFTNVAYDSFFVTFYSFHVTQYIILIT is encoded by the coding sequence ATGGCTGGCTTAGACTTAGGCTTAGCTTCTCGCTTTGCTCAGCAGCTTCAACGACCCGACTTTCACCTCCAATTCCCACCAGATTCCGATAATCACCACCATGATATCAATTGCAATAGTCACTTCAACGTCAATCACGACGACGATGACGACGACAACAACAACTCCGGACCCCACTTGGATGGGGGCTTTGATCTCATCTCGGGTCATCATCAAAACTCCGGCGATATGGCCTCATGTCGCCCCAGAGGTCGACCACCTGGATCCAAGAACAAGCCAAAGCCGCCGATGATCATCACACGGGAGAGCGCAAACACTCTCCAGGCCCACATCTTGGAGGTCAGAAGCGGCTGCGACGTCTTTAACTCCGTCGCCACCTATGTCCGGAAGCGACAGCGTGGGATTTGTGTCCTCAGCGAAAGCGGCACTGTCACCAATGTCACGCTTTGGCAGCCCGCCGCAACTGGAGCCGTGGTGACCCTCCACGGAAGGTTCGAGATACTTTCCCTTTTGGGATCGTTCTTGCCCCTGCCTGCACCACCGGGCACCACTAGCCTCACCGTATTCTTGGCTAGTGGACAAGGTCAGTTGGTCAGTGGGAATGTTGTTGAAGCCCTAATTGCAGTTGGTCCAGTCATTGTGGTAGCTTCCTCTTTCACGAACGTGGCTTATGACTCATTTTTTGTTACGTTTTACTCATTTCATGTTACACAATATATCATTTTAATTACATAG